A region of Nocardioides sp. JS614 DNA encodes the following proteins:
- a CDS encoding 3'(2'),5'-bisphosphate nucleotidase CysQ: protein MSFDPGAPPAAAETDDHSLAAWLATVAGERLLEVRQEGLEGRELKDAGDRAAHDLLMALLAEHRPGDAVLSEEGKDDKVRLSSDRVWIVDPLDGTREFSEVPRDDWAVHVALWAAGDLVAGAVAQPALGETFHTGAPPVVPPSSAARPRIAVSRSRPPAFVHALAEDLGADLVAMGSAGVKVISVARDITDAYVHAGGQYEWDSAAPVAVARAAGLFTSRIDGTPLAYNQEDVYLPDLIVCRPELAERIVAFVKEHGYE from the coding sequence ATGAGCTTCGACCCCGGCGCCCCGCCCGCCGCCGCCGAGACCGACGACCACTCACTCGCCGCCTGGCTGGCCACCGTCGCCGGCGAGCGGCTCCTCGAGGTCCGTCAGGAGGGCCTGGAAGGGCGCGAGCTCAAGGACGCCGGGGACCGCGCGGCCCACGACCTGCTGATGGCGCTGCTCGCCGAGCACCGGCCCGGCGACGCCGTCCTCTCCGAGGAGGGCAAGGACGACAAGGTGCGGCTGTCGAGCGACCGGGTCTGGATCGTCGACCCCCTCGACGGCACCCGCGAGTTCTCCGAGGTGCCGCGCGACGACTGGGCCGTGCACGTCGCCCTGTGGGCGGCCGGCGACCTGGTGGCCGGCGCCGTGGCGCAGCCCGCCCTCGGCGAGACGTTCCACACGGGCGCGCCGCCCGTCGTACCCCCGAGCAGCGCCGCGCGGCCGCGGATCGCGGTCTCCCGGAGCCGGCCGCCGGCGTTCGTGCACGCGCTCGCCGAGGACCTCGGTGCCGACCTGGTCGCGATGGGCTCGGCCGGGGTCAAGGTGATCTCCGTGGCCCGCGACATCACCGACGCCTACGTGCACGCGGGCGGCCAGTACGAGTGGGACTCCGCCGCGCCGGTCGCCGTCGCCCGCGCGGCCGGGCTGTTCACCTCGCGCATCGACGGCACCCCGCTGGCCTACAACCAGGAGGACGTCTACCTCCCGGACCTGATCGTGTGCCGCCCCGAGCTCGCGGAGCGCATCGTCGCGTTCGTCAAGGAGCACGGCTACGAGTGA
- the pth gene encoding aminoacyl-tRNA hydrolase, which produces MADSAAPVWLVVGLGNPGPTYAGHRHNVGYLVADELASRLGAPFRAHKSGRAEVVEGRLGVPGQPGPRVVLMRARCYMNETGGPVKQLAGFYKVPPERIIAVHDELDIAFDTMRVKLGGGDNGHNGLRSMRSSLGTGDFYRVRVGIGRPPGRQDPADFVLSNYSSSERKVLPFQVDRAADAVEALVTEGLERTQQRFNS; this is translated from the coding sequence GTGGCCGACTCCGCTGCACCCGTGTGGCTGGTGGTCGGGCTGGGCAATCCCGGCCCGACCTACGCCGGGCACCGTCACAACGTGGGCTACCTCGTCGCCGACGAGCTCGCCTCGCGGCTCGGCGCGCCGTTCCGCGCGCACAAGTCCGGCCGGGCCGAGGTCGTCGAGGGGCGGCTGGGCGTGCCCGGGCAGCCCGGCCCCCGGGTCGTGCTGATGCGTGCCCGGTGCTACATGAACGAGACCGGCGGCCCGGTGAAGCAGCTCGCGGGGTTCTACAAGGTCCCGCCCGAGCGGATCATCGCCGTGCACGACGAGCTCGACATCGCGTTCGACACGATGCGGGTCAAGCTCGGCGGCGGCGACAACGGCCACAACGGGCTGCGCTCGATGCGCAGCTCGCTCGGCACCGGCGACTTCTACCGGGTCCGGGTCGGCATCGGCCGTCCACCGGGCCGGCAGGACCCGGCCGACTTCGTGCTCTCCAACTACTCCTCGTCCGAGCGCAAGGTGCTGCCGTTCCAGGTCGACCGGGCCGCGGACGCCGTCGAGGCGCTGGTCACCGAGGGCCTCGAGCGCACCCAGCAGCGCTTCAACTCCTGA
- the pstC gene encoding phosphate ABC transporter permease subunit PstC, with protein sequence MTTLPVPNRSASTSTEVGPRKISRKATGADAVFVHSARAVGATVLVITGGVGLFLGWQAYPTLNRYGWDFFTQASWQPEADVLGIAAVLTGTLEVALVAMVIAFPLALLTALYISEYAPAGLRSTLVSLVDLMAAVPSIIWGLWGFFLIMPRAAELSVRLDRHLGWIPIFDVRDADPNAAVLDISRYSFSAFCAGIAVAMMVLPMSCAVMRQVFSQTPEGEKEAALALGATRWGMVRTVVLPFGRGGIIGGTMLGLGRALGETIAVLLIISPAFEVKGRILEVGSNTVSALIAGRFGDASKSQLSALLAAGFVLFLITLAVNTAAAVIVNRSRSGAGTDA encoded by the coding sequence GTGACCACCCTTCCCGTGCCCAACCGGTCGGCCAGCACCTCCACCGAGGTGGGCCCCCGCAAGATCTCCCGCAAGGCGACGGGCGCCGACGCGGTCTTCGTGCACTCGGCCCGCGCGGTCGGTGCGACCGTGCTGGTCATCACCGGCGGGGTCGGGCTGTTCCTGGGCTGGCAGGCCTACCCGACGCTGAACCGGTACGGCTGGGACTTCTTCACCCAGGCGAGCTGGCAGCCCGAGGCCGACGTGCTCGGCATCGCCGCGGTGCTCACCGGCACCCTCGAGGTCGCCCTGGTCGCGATGGTGATCGCGTTCCCGCTCGCGCTGCTGACCGCGCTCTACATCAGCGAGTACGCCCCTGCGGGCCTCCGCAGCACCCTGGTCTCGCTGGTCGACCTGATGGCCGCCGTGCCCTCGATCATCTGGGGCCTGTGGGGCTTCTTCCTGATCATGCCCCGCGCCGCCGAGCTCTCGGTCCGGCTGGACCGCCACCTCGGCTGGATCCCGATCTTCGACGTCCGCGACGCCGACCCGAACGCCGCCGTCCTGGACATCTCCCGCTACAGCTTCAGCGCCTTCTGCGCCGGCATCGCGGTGGCGATGATGGTGCTGCCGATGTCGTGCGCCGTCATGCGGCAGGTCTTCTCCCAGACCCCGGAGGGGGAGAAGGAGGCCGCGCTCGCCCTCGGCGCCACCAGGTGGGGCATGGTCCGCACCGTCGTGCTGCCGTTCGGCCGGGGCGGCATCATCGGCGGCACCATGCTCGGCCTGGGCCGGGCGCTCGGGGAGACCATCGCGGTCCTGCTGATCATCTCCCCGGCCTTCGAGGTCAAGGGCCGGATCCTCGAGGTCGGCAGCAACACCGTGAGCGCGCTGATCGCGGGCCGCTTCGGTGACGCCAGCAAGAGCCAGCTCTCGGCGCTCCTCGCCGCCGGCTTCGTGCTCTTCCTGATAACCCTCGCCGTGAACACGGCCGCCGCCGTGATCGTCAACCGAAGCCGCTCGGGCGCCGGGACGGACGCCTGA
- a CDS encoding 50S ribosomal protein L25/general stress protein Ctc — protein MSEKIKAEARTEFGKGAARRIRRADKVPAVVYGHGNDPVHLTLPGHETMMALKHGGANALLELDIDGKSQLALTKQVQIDPIKRHLEHIDFVAVKRGEKVTVEVPVHLVGDAARETLVVTETATIQLEAEATHIPEHIEVSIEGAEAGTQIHASDLTIPSGSTLLLDPETLIVNVTQQQSAEALEAELEEAEAEAGIERDEVEKDVDEVGAAETESTEAATEE, from the coding sequence ATGTCCGAGAAGATCAAGGCCGAGGCCCGCACCGAGTTCGGCAAGGGCGCCGCCCGCCGGATCCGCCGCGCCGACAAGGTTCCGGCCGTCGTGTACGGCCACGGCAACGACCCCGTCCACCTGACCCTCCCGGGCCACGAGACGATGATGGCGCTCAAGCACGGCGGCGCGAACGCGCTGCTCGAGCTCGACATCGACGGCAAGTCCCAGCTGGCGCTGACCAAGCAGGTCCAGATCGACCCGATCAAGCGCCACCTCGAGCACATCGACTTCGTCGCGGTCAAGCGGGGCGAGAAGGTCACCGTCGAGGTGCCGGTGCACCTCGTCGGCGACGCCGCGCGCGAGACCCTCGTCGTCACCGAGACCGCGACCATCCAGCTCGAGGCCGAGGCCACGCACATCCCCGAGCACATCGAGGTCAGCATCGAGGGCGCCGAGGCGGGCACCCAGATCCACGCCTCCGACCTCACCATCCCCTCGGGCAGCACGCTCCTGCTCGACCCCGAGACCCTGATCGTCAACGTCACCCAGCAGCAGTCCGCCGAGGCCCTCGAGGCCGAGCTGGAGGAGGCCGAGGCCGAGGCCGGCATCGAGCGCGACGAGGTCGAGAAGGACGTCGACGAGGTCGGCGCCGCGGAGACCGAGAGCACCGAGGCCGCGACCGAGGAGTGA
- the pepN gene encoding aminopeptidase N, with the protein MALTLREARERAAAVADVSYAIHLDLTDPGSGTFGCRTRVRFTASAAETFLELTRASDLEVTVDGAPTEPAYDGRRLWLSGLGGRHEVVVAARLPYVTDGDGMHQMVDPADGETYVGAYLGMDIAQKVFACFDQNDLKASLTLSVAADPAWTVLANGRTVSPSAGAAVDGHWEFAATPPVPPALFVVAAGPWASRRWEHAGLPFGWHARASLAEELDRDLAELRAITEGCFDHFAEIFEEPYPFDSFDQVFVPGLNWGAQEMPGCVTYRDEYLPRGAVPEELQLFRAAVIAHEMSHMWFGDLVTMTWWEDTWLQESFADYMGYRVAADGAGFPGALLGHEAVRKPAAYDADRRRSTHPVAPDAEDVPDVDTAATIFDSISYAKGNSVLRQLVTWLGDETFLRGVNTYLTRHRFANATLDDFVAALDEASDRDVREWVRLWLRSTGFDTLRVEHVGPDGAVPAVRRLGVRPHRIRVTAYDDSWTEVGSELVDVGDEPVLLPRFAGRVVVPNSHGETFARIVLDRRSRDKLAGGLCRIDDDLVRAVLWTMLFDEVQARALPAAEYVDLVQQHLAGERSAVLVSAVLARTLDRVLPLRTPAAAAAGAHDAIASACETGLMHAATPALALAFASGFAATTREGATLRGWLEAGTVGDLPLPPTLRWRSVRRLAQTGAVDAAFIEEERRREPGLEAEHGTAAALAARPTVAAKDEAWAAAADPTVDNRRFAALLDGLWSTEQAELLAPYVDRYLHEAPDWARRGQAFAQVVGRHRPALALDADQVAGLDRALAGDLPTVLRRQWADWRDDLR; encoded by the coding sequence GTGGCCCTCACCCTCCGCGAGGCGCGCGAGCGCGCCGCCGCCGTCGCCGATGTCTCCTACGCGATCCACCTCGACCTCACCGATCCTGGGTCCGGGACCTTCGGCTGCCGCACCCGCGTCCGGTTCACTGCCTCCGCCGCCGAGACGTTCCTCGAGCTGACCCGGGCGAGCGACCTCGAGGTCACCGTGGACGGTGCGCCGACGGAACCGGCGTACGACGGCCGGCGACTGTGGCTGTCCGGTCTCGGGGGCCGACACGAGGTCGTGGTGGCGGCCCGGCTCCCCTACGTCACCGACGGCGACGGCATGCACCAGATGGTCGACCCGGCGGACGGCGAGACCTACGTCGGCGCCTACCTCGGCATGGACATCGCACAGAAGGTCTTCGCGTGCTTCGACCAGAACGACCTCAAGGCGTCGCTGACCCTCAGCGTGGCCGCCGATCCCGCGTGGACGGTGCTCGCGAACGGCCGGACGGTGAGTCCGTCCGCCGGCGCCGCCGTCGACGGCCATTGGGAGTTCGCGGCCACGCCGCCCGTCCCGCCGGCGCTGTTCGTGGTCGCGGCCGGCCCGTGGGCCTCCCGGCGCTGGGAGCACGCCGGCCTGCCGTTCGGCTGGCACGCCCGCGCCTCGCTCGCCGAGGAGCTGGACCGCGACCTGGCCGAGCTGCGGGCGATCACCGAAGGCTGCTTCGACCACTTCGCCGAGATCTTCGAGGAGCCCTACCCGTTCGACTCCTTCGACCAGGTCTTCGTCCCCGGCCTCAACTGGGGCGCCCAGGAGATGCCCGGCTGCGTGACCTACCGCGACGAGTACCTGCCGCGCGGCGCGGTGCCCGAGGAGCTGCAGCTGTTCCGGGCCGCCGTGATCGCCCACGAGATGTCGCACATGTGGTTCGGCGACCTGGTGACGATGACCTGGTGGGAGGACACCTGGCTGCAGGAGTCCTTCGCGGACTACATGGGCTACCGGGTCGCCGCCGACGGCGCCGGCTTCCCCGGTGCGCTGCTCGGCCACGAGGCCGTGCGCAAGCCGGCGGCGTACGACGCCGACCGGCGCCGCTCGACGCACCCGGTGGCCCCGGACGCCGAGGACGTGCCGGATGTCGACACGGCGGCCACGATCTTCGACTCGATCTCCTACGCCAAGGGCAACTCGGTGCTGCGACAGCTGGTCACCTGGCTGGGTGACGAGACCTTCCTGCGCGGGGTGAACACCTACCTGACCCGGCACCGGTTCGCGAACGCCACGCTCGACGACTTCGTCGCCGCCCTCGACGAGGCGTCCGACCGCGACGTGCGGGAGTGGGTGCGGCTGTGGCTGCGCAGCACCGGCTTCGACACGCTCCGGGTGGAGCACGTCGGCCCCGACGGCGCGGTCCCCGCGGTGCGTCGCCTCGGCGTCCGGCCGCACCGGATCCGGGTCACGGCGTACGACGACTCCTGGACCGAGGTCGGCAGCGAGCTCGTGGACGTCGGCGACGAGCCGGTGCTGCTGCCGAGGTTCGCGGGGCGGGTGGTGGTCCCGAACAGCCACGGCGAGACGTTCGCCCGGATCGTGCTGGACCGCCGGTCCCGGGACAAGCTGGCCGGCGGCCTGTGCCGCATCGACGACGACCTGGTCCGGGCGGTGCTCTGGACGATGCTGTTCGACGAGGTCCAGGCCCGGGCGCTGCCCGCCGCGGAGTACGTCGACCTGGTCCAGCAGCACCTGGCCGGAGAGCGCAGCGCCGTGCTGGTGAGCGCGGTGCTGGCCCGCACGCTCGACCGGGTGCTGCCGCTGCGCACGCCGGCGGCTGCGGCGGCGGGCGCCCACGACGCCATCGCGAGCGCCTGCGAGACGGGGCTGATGCACGCCGCGACCCCCGCCCTGGCGCTCGCCTTCGCGTCCGGGTTCGCGGCGACCACCCGCGAGGGGGCGACCCTGCGCGGCTGGCTCGAGGCCGGCACGGTGGGCGACCTGCCGCTGCCGCCGACGCTGCGGTGGCGTTCGGTGCGCCGCCTGGCCCAGACCGGCGCCGTCGACGCCGCGTTCATCGAGGAGGAGCGCCGGCGGGAGCCGGGGCTCGAGGCGGAGCACGGAACGGCCGCGGCGCTCGCGGCCCGGCCGACGGTGGCCGCCAAGGACGAGGCCTGGGCCGCGGCCGCCGACCCGACCGTGGACAACCGCCGGTTCGCAGCGCTGCTCGACGGGCTCTGGTCGACCGAGCAGGCCGAGCTGCTGGCGCCGTACGTCGACCGCTACCTGCACGAGGCACCCGACTGGGCTCGCCGCGGCCAGGCCTTCGCGCAGGTGGTCGGCCGGCACCGTCCCGCCCTCGCCCTGGACGCCGACCAGGTGGCCGGTCTCGACCGGGCGCTCGCCGGCGACCTGCCGACGGTGCTGCGCCGGCAGTGGGCGGACTGGCGCGACGACCTGCGATAG
- the pstA gene encoding phosphate ABC transporter permease PstA has protein sequence MTLAPQTLGPLEGGTVGNTTLPRYDDDAPPPVPHAALGRLTVDEKFVRIGSWAAGLAIAWLVTQRLLPLAGMPWFLITWFTAGLLVTAVTAGMSGGLVEVRDRVAGAVVTAGAMLVGAALLSAIVFVVIRGREPLTHLNFLVEDMSGVGPKDPFDHGGILHAVTGSLIELGIGIAITLPLGIGTAVFMTEVGGRFARVVRTVVEAMTALPSIVAGLFVYTVFIVALGYPRSGLAAALAIAVMMLPIIARAADVVLRVVPSGLREAGLALGASRWRTVWHVVLPTARPGLATAVILGIARGVGETSPVLLTSGAAAFLVTDPTDGVMNSLPLYVYTLVRSGEPNAIARAFAAATVLMAVVLVLFVCARLVARPKRSRSRRTTSRPVRLRTPATEETL, from the coding sequence ATGACACTCGCACCTCAGACCCTCGGCCCGCTCGAGGGGGGCACCGTCGGCAACACCACCCTGCCGCGGTACGACGATGACGCGCCGCCCCCGGTGCCGCACGCCGCCCTGGGCCGGCTCACCGTCGACGAGAAGTTCGTGCGGATCGGCTCCTGGGCCGCCGGCCTCGCCATCGCCTGGCTGGTCACCCAGCGACTGCTGCCGCTGGCCGGGATGCCCTGGTTCCTCATCACCTGGTTCACCGCGGGACTGCTGGTCACGGCGGTCACGGCCGGGATGTCCGGCGGCCTGGTCGAGGTCCGGGACCGGGTCGCCGGCGCGGTCGTCACGGCCGGGGCGATGCTGGTCGGCGCGGCGCTGCTCAGCGCGATCGTCTTCGTCGTGATCCGCGGCCGCGAGCCGCTGACCCACCTGAACTTCCTCGTCGAGGACATGTCGGGGGTCGGCCCCAAGGACCCGTTCGACCACGGCGGCATCCTGCACGCGGTGACCGGCTCCCTGATCGAGCTCGGCATCGGCATCGCGATCACCCTGCCCCTGGGCATCGGTACCGCGGTGTTCATGACCGAGGTCGGCGGCCGGTTCGCCCGCGTGGTGCGCACCGTGGTCGAGGCGATGACCGCCCTGCCGTCCATCGTGGCCGGCCTGTTCGTCTACACCGTCTTCATCGTGGCGCTCGGCTACCCGCGCTCCGGTCTCGCGGCAGCACTCGCGATCGCGGTGATGATGCTGCCGATCATCGCCCGGGCGGCGGACGTCGTGCTGCGGGTGGTGCCGAGCGGCCTGCGCGAGGCCGGGCTGGCGCTCGGCGCCAGCCGCTGGCGCACGGTCTGGCACGTCGTGCTCCCGACCGCGCGGCCGGGTCTGGCGACCGCCGTCATCCTCGGCATCGCTCGCGGCGTCGGGGAGACCAGCCCGGTGCTGCTGACCTCGGGTGCGGCTGCCTTCCTCGTCACCGACCCGACCGACGGCGTCATGAACTCGCTGCCGCTCTACGTCTACACGCTGGTCCGCTCGGGGGAGCCGAACGCGATCGCCCGCGCGTTCGCGGCCGCGACGGTGCTGATGGCGGTCGTGCTCGTGCTGTTCGTCTGCGCCCGCCTGGTCGCGCGACCCAAGCGATCGAGGAGCCGACGTACGACGAGCCGCCCGGTCCGACTGCGGACACCCGCCACCGAGGAGACCCTGTGA
- a CDS encoding phosphate ABC transporter substrate-binding protein PstS, translating to MNRLIRTLLAIGASLGCVVALPGAASATVYAQIEGTGSTWSELIVQQWIADVDANGMKVVYTGGGSTKGRKDFAQDSTDFAISEIPYQGTDEQGQADTSNGREFAYLPIVAGGTAFTYQLEVGGQLVRNLRLSGETIAKIFTNQITNWNDPAITKDNNGRAFPSLPITPVVRSDGSGTTAQFTTWLDHEYPSIWRPYFGQSGLTSYYPKKSGTRMISQAGSDQVMNTIKGFAGNGTIGYVEYSYPLNADYPVVKVLNRAGYFVEPTQYNTAVALTKAKINQDKGSQLYLTQILDGVYTNPDPRAYPISSYSYMIIPTGKDDPRMTTAKRQTLADFMYYSLCAGQTKAGPYGYSPLPLNLVQAGFQQLAKLKAADSGVDLTARDVTSCNNPTFDGKNLSHNVLADKAPQPAACDKVGEGPCGTATGTNQPSTDGGAGSGDGTATGAGGTGDAAGAGGGGGGDAPTAIDPETGLAVGESGTAATGEAVFANPTELVAGRSVDQRTFGWLAVLELLALVLLPGFYVAALRRRRVSTGSTTGKTGGRP from the coding sequence GTGAACCGCCTGATCCGCACCCTCCTGGCCATCGGGGCGTCGCTCGGCTGCGTCGTCGCCCTGCCCGGGGCGGCGAGCGCGACCGTGTACGCGCAGATCGAGGGCACCGGATCGACCTGGTCCGAGCTCATCGTCCAGCAGTGGATCGCCGACGTCGACGCCAACGGCATGAAGGTCGTCTACACCGGCGGCGGCTCGACCAAGGGCCGCAAGGACTTCGCCCAGGACAGCACCGACTTCGCGATCTCCGAGATCCCCTACCAGGGCACCGACGAGCAGGGCCAGGCCGACACCAGCAACGGGCGTGAGTTCGCCTACCTCCCGATCGTCGCCGGCGGCACGGCGTTCACCTACCAGCTCGAGGTCGGCGGCCAGCTGGTGCGCAACCTGCGACTCTCCGGCGAGACCATCGCGAAGATCTTCACCAACCAGATCACGAACTGGAACGACCCGGCGATCACCAAGGACAACAACGGCCGGGCGTTCCCGTCGCTGCCGATCACCCCGGTCGTCCGCTCGGACGGCTCGGGCACGACGGCCCAGTTCACCACCTGGCTCGACCACGAGTACCCCAGCATCTGGCGGCCCTACTTCGGCCAGTCCGGGCTGACGTCGTACTACCCGAAGAAGTCCGGCACCCGGATGATCAGCCAGGCCGGCTCCGACCAGGTGATGAACACGATCAAGGGCTTCGCCGGCAACGGGACCATCGGGTACGTCGAGTACTCCTACCCGCTCAACGCCGACTACCCGGTCGTGAAGGTGCTGAACAGGGCGGGCTACTTCGTCGAGCCGACGCAGTACAACACCGCGGTCGCCCTGACGAAGGCGAAGATCAACCAGGACAAGGGCAGCCAGCTCTACCTCACGCAGATCCTCGACGGCGTCTACACGAACCCGGACCCGCGGGCGTACCCGATCTCGTCGTACTCCTACATGATCATCCCGACGGGCAAGGACGACCCCCGGATGACGACCGCGAAGCGGCAGACGCTCGCGGACTTCATGTACTACTCGCTGTGCGCCGGGCAGACGAAGGCCGGGCCGTACGGCTACTCGCCGCTCCCGCTGAACCTCGTCCAGGCCGGGTTCCAGCAGCTGGCCAAGCTGAAGGCGGCTGACTCGGGGGTGGACCTCACCGCCCGCGACGTGACGTCGTGCAACAACCCGACGTTCGACGGCAAGAACCTGAGCCACAACGTGCTCGCCGACAAGGCGCCGCAGCCGGCCGCCTGCGACAAGGTCGGCGAGGGGCCGTGCGGCACCGCCACCGGCACCAACCAGCCCAGCACCGACGGTGGTGCGGGCTCGGGTGACGGGACCGCGACCGGCGCGGGCGGCACCGGTGACGCTGCCGGTGCGGGCGGTGGCGGCGGCGGTGACGCCCCTACGGCGATCGACCCGGAGACCGGCCTCGCGGTCGGCGAGAGCGGCACGGCCGCCACGGGGGAGGCCGTGTTCGCGAACCCCACGGAGCTGGTCGCCGGCCGCTCCGTCGACCAGCGCACGTTCGGCTGGCTGGCGGTGCTGGAGCTGCTGGCGCTGGTGCTGCTCCCGGGCTTCTACGTCGCCGCGCTGCGGCGCCGCCGGGTCTCGACGGGCTCGACCACCGGAAAGACAGGGGGGCGGCCGTGA
- a CDS encoding VOC family protein: MTAFVAHTTVDCRNAYELSEWWKPVLGYVDLDGDPNLPGHEECMIRDPETGHRLLFIEVPDDKAVKNRLHLDLRPRSATRDEEVETVLAHGAALVADLRGKYGPGTGWVVLADPEGNEFCMLRSEAELTT, from the coding sequence ATGACCGCCTTCGTCGCACATACGACCGTCGACTGCCGCAACGCCTACGAGCTCTCCGAGTGGTGGAAGCCGGTGCTCGGGTACGTCGACCTCGACGGCGACCCGAACCTGCCCGGGCACGAGGAGTGCATGATCCGCGACCCCGAGACCGGCCACCGGCTGCTGTTCATCGAGGTCCCCGACGACAAGGCGGTCAAGAACCGCCTGCACCTCGACCTCCGACCGCGCTCGGCGACCCGTGACGAGGAGGTCGAGACCGTGCTCGCCCACGGCGCCGCCCTCGTCGCCGACCTGCGCGGGAAGTACGGCCCCGGCACCGGCTGGGTCGTCCTCGCCGACCCCGAGGGCAACGAGTTCTGCATGCTGCGTTCCGAGGCCGAGCTGACCACCTGA
- a CDS encoding class E sortase, whose product MTMTLEKPVRPRRALLKVPGAASRPGGSRKQPERPARTARRPARPVGPPTGADAASSVLSSAFTMIAIVCLWVAAQLLFLGSISQNRAQDLLYDELRADLAAATAPLGPVVPVGDPVALLTIPSIGVEQVVVEGTASGDLLDGPGHRRDTVLPGQVGTSVVYGRAATYGAPFADLPDLRAGDEVEVTGAQGRTTYTVLGVRRAGDPLPQPVADGSARLTLVTAEGSGRLGAITPESVVYVDADATKAFPAPPGRPGAVPDSEKAMAADDGALPLLALCLALLLALTLGVVAARQRWSTALVWVVASPLAIALSWAATDVVMRLLPNLI is encoded by the coding sequence ATGACCATGACCCTCGAGAAGCCGGTGCGCCCGCGGCGGGCACTGCTCAAGGTGCCCGGAGCCGCGTCGCGGCCGGGCGGGAGCCGGAAGCAGCCGGAGCGACCGGCTCGTACGGCCCGGCGCCCCGCGCGCCCGGTGGGCCCGCCGACGGGCGCGGACGCCGCGTCGTCGGTGCTGTCATCCGCGTTCACGATGATCGCGATCGTCTGCCTGTGGGTGGCCGCGCAGCTGTTGTTCCTCGGCTCGATCTCCCAGAACCGGGCCCAGGACCTGCTCTACGACGAGCTCCGCGCCGACCTGGCGGCGGCGACCGCGCCGCTCGGCCCGGTCGTGCCGGTGGGCGACCCGGTCGCGCTGCTGACGATCCCGAGCATCGGCGTCGAGCAGGTGGTCGTCGAAGGCACCGCCTCCGGTGACCTGCTCGACGGCCCCGGCCACCGGCGCGACACCGTGCTGCCGGGCCAGGTGGGCACCTCGGTGGTCTACGGCCGCGCCGCCACGTACGGCGCCCCCTTCGCCGACCTGCCCGACCTGCGGGCCGGCGACGAGGTCGAGGTCACCGGGGCGCAGGGCCGGACGACGTACACGGTCCTCGGCGTGCGTCGCGCCGGCGACCCCCTGCCGCAACCGGTCGCGGACGGCTCGGCGCGCCTGACGCTGGTCACCGCCGAGGGCAGCGGGCGCCTGGGGGCGATCACGCCGGAGTCCGTCGTGTACGTCGACGCCGATGCGACCAAGGCGTTCCCCGCACCGCCCGGACGACCCGGCGCGGTCCCCGATTCGGAGAAGGCGATGGCCGCCGACGACGGAGCACTGCCGCTCCTCGCGCTGTGCCTGGCCCTCCTCCTGGCGCTGACCCTCGGGGTCGTCGCCGCTCGTCAGCGATGGTCGACGGCGCTCGTGTGGGTGGTCGCAAGCCCGCTCGCGATCGCGCTGTCCTGGGCCGCCACGGATGTGGTGATGCGACTGCTGCCCAACTTGATCTGA